The following are encoded in a window of Strigops habroptila isolate Jane chromosome 9, bStrHab1.2.pri, whole genome shotgun sequence genomic DNA:
- the EDC3 gene encoding enhancer of mRNA-decapping protein 3, producing the protein MATDWLGSIVSINCGESLGVYQGRVSAVDQVSQTISLTRPFHNGVKCLVPEVTFRAGDITELKILEIPGPGDKRQCGDLPQTEMGIPGVGCQVGPSQNGTGKALKKPMSSSAPQNIPRRTDTKNQDIIISPQQQCSKSYMDRHVETLTQSKGFRRRHNSWSSSSRHPNQVTPKKSGLKNGQMKSKDDECFGDDIDEIPDTDFDFEGNLALFDKAAVFEEIETYERRSGTRSRGTPNEKPARYRHDENILESEPIVYRRIVVPQNANKEFCTDSGLVVPSVSYELHKKLLSVAEKHGLTLERRLEMTGVCASQMALSLLGGPNRLNPKNVHQRPTVALLCGPHVKGAQGISCGRHLSNHDVHVILFLPNFVKMLESITNELNLFSKTQGQQVSNVKDLPDSPVDLVINCLDCHENAFLRDQPWYKAVVDWANQNRAPVLSIDPPISEMEQGIDAKWSLALGLPLPLGERAGRVYLCDIGIPQKVFQEVGINYHSPFGCKFVIPLHST; encoded by the exons ATGGCTACGGACTGGCTTGGGAGCATTGTGTCAATTAACTGTGGAGAGAGCTTGGGAGTCTACCAAGGACGAGTGTCTGCTGTGGATCAGGTCAGCCAGACCATCTCCCTGACACGGCCCTTCCACAATGGGGTCAAGTGCCTCGTGCCAGAAGTCACCTTCAG GGCAGGTGACATTACAGAGCTGAAAATCCTGGAGATCCCAGGGCCAGGGGACAAGAGACAGTGTGGGGATCTGCCCCAGACAGAGATGGGCATCCCTGGTGTTGGGTGCCAGGTGGGTCCCAGTCAGAATGGCACTGGGAAAGCGTTAAAGAAGCCCATGTCCAGCAGCGCTCCACAGAACATCCCGAGGAGAACGGACACCAAGAACCAGGATATTATCATctctccacagcagcagtgctccaAAAGCTACATGGATCGGCACGTGGAAACGCTCACTCAGTCCAAAGGCTTCCGGCGTAGACACAATTCCT gGTCATCCAGCAGCCGTCACCCGAACCAAGTGACGCCGAAGAAGAGCGGCCTGAAAAACGGGCAGATGAAGAGCAAAGATGACGAGTGCTTTGGGGATGACATTGATGAGATCCCAGACACTGATTTTGATTTCGAAGGCAACCTGGCCCTTTTTGACAAGGCAGCTGTGTTCGAAGAGATTGAAACGTATGAGAGGAGGAGCGGCACCCGGTCCCGGGGGACCCCCAACGAGAAACCAGCTCGCTATCGGCACGACGAGAACATCCTGGAGTCAGAGCCCATAGTCTACAGAAGGATTGTTGTACCCCAGAATGCTAACAAAGAGTTCTGCACGG ACTCCGGGTTGGTGGTTCCAAGCGTGTCCTACGAGCTCCACAAGAAGCTGCTCTCGGTGGCTGAGAAGCACGGGCTGACCCTGGAGCGGAGGCTGGAGATGACGGGGGTGTGCGCCAGCCAGATGGCCCTCAGCCTCCTCGGGGGGCCCAACAG GCTGAACCCGAAGAACGTGCACCAGCGGCCCACGGTGGCTCTGCTGTGCGGCCCCCACGTGAAGGGGGCGCAGGGCATCAGCTGCGGCCGGCACCTCTCCAACCACGATGTCCACGTCATCCTTTTCCTGCCCAACTTCGTCAAGATGCTGGAATCCATCACCAACGAGTTGAACCTCTTCAGCAAGACGCAAGGCCAGCAAGTGTCCAACGTCAAAG ATCTCCCCGACAGCCCCGTTGACCTGGTGATCAACTGCCTGGATTGTCATGAAAATGCCTTCCTGAGAGATCAGCCTTGGTACAAGGCGGTGGTGGACTGGGCCAACCAGAACCGGGCCCCCGTCCTCAGCATAGACCCCCCCATCAGCGAGATGGAGCAGGGCATCGACGCCAAGTGGTCGCTGGCGCTGGGGCTGCCGCTGCCGCTGGGCGAGAGGGCAGGGCGTGTGTACCTCTGTGACATTGGCATTCCCCAGAAGGTCTTTCAGGAGGTGGGCATCAACTACCACTCCCCCTTTGGCTGCAAGTTCGTCATCCCCCTGCATTCCACTTAG
- the CLK3 gene encoding dual specificity protein kinase CLK3 isoform X1 — translation MHHCKRYRSPQPESCLGHRWKRRRSRSRDGYEGRLREPPRRELGRRSRSRSHDRMPYHRRYRRDSDAYRFEERSPSFGEDYYSTRARNWRRSRGREQHRARKHQHHCRKRRTRSCSSASSRSQQSSKRSRSVEDDKEGHLVCRIGDWLHERYEIVGSLGEGTFGKVVECVDHARGKSQVALKIIKNVGKYREAARLEINVLKKIKEKDKENKFLCVLMSDWFNFHGHMCIAFELLGKNTFEFLKENNFQPYPLPQIRHMAYQLCHALRFLHDNQLTHTDLKPENILFVNSDFDTLYNEKKSCEEKSIRNTSIRVADFGSATFDHEHHTTIVATRHYRPPEVILELGWAQPCDVWSTGCILFEYYRGFTLFQTHENREHLVMMEKILGPIPSHMIHKTRKQKYFHNGNLVWDENTSDGRYVQENCKPLRTYMLHDSLEHAQLFDLMRRMLEFEPSQRITFSEALLHPFFTGLSAEERMLCGRGASRNLSR, via the exons ATGCATCACTGCAAGAGGTACCGGTCCCCGCAGCCCGAGAGCTGCCTGGGCCACcggtggaagaggaggaggtccCGCAGCAGGGACGGCTACGAGGGGAGGCTGCGGGAGCCCCCCCGGAGGGAGCTCGGCAGGAGGTCACGGTCCAGAAG CCATGACAGGATGCCTTATCACCGGCGGTACAGGCGGGACAGCGATGCCTACAGGTTTGAAGAACGAAGCCCATCCTTTGGAGAGGATTATTACTCGACCCGCGCGCGGAACTGGCGGCGTTCCAGAGGCCGGGAGCAGCACCGCGCCAGGAAGCATCAGCACCACTGCCGGAAGCGCAGGACCAGGTCTTGTAGCAGTGCCTCCTCG AGAAGCCAACAGAGCAGTAAGCGCAGCAGGAGCGTGGAAGATGACAAGGAAGGTCACCTGGTGTGCAGGATCGGCGATTGGCTTCACGAGCGAT ATGAAATCGTCGGCAGCCTGGGCGAGGGCACGTTTGGCAAGGTGGTGGAGTGTGTGGACCATGCCAG AGGCAAATCTCAGGTGGCGCTGAAAATCATAAAGAACGTTGGCAAGTACCGAGaagcagccaggctggaaaTCAATGTCCTCAAAAAGATCAAAGAGAAGGATAAGGAGAACAAATT CCTCTGTGTCCTCATGTCAGACTGGTTCAACTTCCATGGCCACATGTGCATCGCCTTCGAGCTGCTGGGCAAGAACACTTTTGAGTTCCTGAAGGAGAACAACTTCCAGCCATACCCTCTCCCTCAGATCCGGCACATGGCCTATCAGCTCTGCCATGCCTTGAGAT TTTTACATGACAACCAGCTGACTCACACCGACCTCAAGCCAGAAAACATCTTGTTTGTCAACTCGGATTTTGACACTCTCTACAACGAGAAAAAG AGCTGCGAGGAGAAATCCATTCGGAACACGAGCATCCGCGTGGCTGACTTCGGCAGCGCCACCTTCGATCACGAGCACCACACCACTATCGTGGCCACCCGGCACTACCGTCCACCAGAAGTGATCCTGG agctgggctgggcgCAGCCGTGCGATGTCTGGAGCACCGGCTGCATCCTCTTTGAGTATTACCGCGGCTTCACGCTCTTCCAG accCATGAGAACCGAGAGCATCTCGTCATGATGGAAAAGATCCTCGGACCAATTCCATCTCACATGATCCACAAAACTCG GAAGCAGAAGTATTTCCACAATGGAAACCTGGTTTGGGATGAGAACACATCCGATGGGAGATACGTCCAAGAGAACTGCAAGCCCCTGCGG ACCTACATGTTGCACGACTCGCTGGAGCACGCGCAGCTCTTCGACCTGATGAGGAGGATGCTGGAATTCGAGCCTTCCCAGAGGATCACGTTCTCGGAAGCCCTCCTGCATCCCTTCTTCACCGGCCTCTCCGCAGAGGAAAGGATGCTGTGCGGCCGCGGCGCCAGCCGGAACCTGAGCAGATGA
- the CLK3 gene encoding dual specificity protein kinase CLK3 isoform X2, with protein MPYHRRYRRDSDAYRFEERSPSFGEDYYSTRARNWRRSRGREQHRARKHQHHCRKRRTRSCSSASSRSQQSSKRSRSVEDDKEGHLVCRIGDWLHERYEIVGSLGEGTFGKVVECVDHARGKSQVALKIIKNVGKYREAARLEINVLKKIKEKDKENKFLCVLMSDWFNFHGHMCIAFELLGKNTFEFLKENNFQPYPLPQIRHMAYQLCHALRFLHDNQLTHTDLKPENILFVNSDFDTLYNEKKSCEEKSIRNTSIRVADFGSATFDHEHHTTIVATRHYRPPEVILELGWAQPCDVWSTGCILFEYYRGFTLFQTHENREHLVMMEKILGPIPSHMIHKTRKQKYFHNGNLVWDENTSDGRYVQENCKPLRTYMLHDSLEHAQLFDLMRRMLEFEPSQRITFSEALLHPFFTGLSAEERMLCGRGASRNLSR; from the exons ATGCCTTATCACCGGCGGTACAGGCGGGACAGCGATGCCTACAGGTTTGAAGAACGAAGCCCATCCTTTGGAGAGGATTATTACTCGACCCGCGCGCGGAACTGGCGGCGTTCCAGAGGCCGGGAGCAGCACCGCGCCAGGAAGCATCAGCACCACTGCCGGAAGCGCAGGACCAGGTCTTGTAGCAGTGCCTCCTCG AGAAGCCAACAGAGCAGTAAGCGCAGCAGGAGCGTGGAAGATGACAAGGAAGGTCACCTGGTGTGCAGGATCGGCGATTGGCTTCACGAGCGAT ATGAAATCGTCGGCAGCCTGGGCGAGGGCACGTTTGGCAAGGTGGTGGAGTGTGTGGACCATGCCAG AGGCAAATCTCAGGTGGCGCTGAAAATCATAAAGAACGTTGGCAAGTACCGAGaagcagccaggctggaaaTCAATGTCCTCAAAAAGATCAAAGAGAAGGATAAGGAGAACAAATT CCTCTGTGTCCTCATGTCAGACTGGTTCAACTTCCATGGCCACATGTGCATCGCCTTCGAGCTGCTGGGCAAGAACACTTTTGAGTTCCTGAAGGAGAACAACTTCCAGCCATACCCTCTCCCTCAGATCCGGCACATGGCCTATCAGCTCTGCCATGCCTTGAGAT TTTTACATGACAACCAGCTGACTCACACCGACCTCAAGCCAGAAAACATCTTGTTTGTCAACTCGGATTTTGACACTCTCTACAACGAGAAAAAG AGCTGCGAGGAGAAATCCATTCGGAACACGAGCATCCGCGTGGCTGACTTCGGCAGCGCCACCTTCGATCACGAGCACCACACCACTATCGTGGCCACCCGGCACTACCGTCCACCAGAAGTGATCCTGG agctgggctgggcgCAGCCGTGCGATGTCTGGAGCACCGGCTGCATCCTCTTTGAGTATTACCGCGGCTTCACGCTCTTCCAG accCATGAGAACCGAGAGCATCTCGTCATGATGGAAAAGATCCTCGGACCAATTCCATCTCACATGATCCACAAAACTCG GAAGCAGAAGTATTTCCACAATGGAAACCTGGTTTGGGATGAGAACACATCCGATGGGAGATACGTCCAAGAGAACTGCAAGCCCCTGCGG ACCTACATGTTGCACGACTCGCTGGAGCACGCGCAGCTCTTCGACCTGATGAGGAGGATGCTGGAATTCGAGCCTTCCCAGAGGATCACGTTCTCGGAAGCCCTCCTGCATCCCTTCTTCACCGGCCTCTCCGCAGAGGAAAGGATGCTGTGCGGCCGCGGCGCCAGCCGGAACCTGAGCAGATGA